The Primulina huaijiensis isolate GDHJ02 chromosome 18, ASM1229523v2, whole genome shotgun sequence DNA window ACATATAGTGCATAATGTTTAACTAAGCAcgtttaataataaaattatttttgcagccaatatatttgagaaaaaaaacaaataataattaatcattGAAGACACATCAATTGCCCTGCAGCTGTCCACGAATTTTTTAGCTCGAAATATTATGTTTCTAATTTTATAGACAGATCATAAAACcattaataaattagtttataaTTTGATCAATGAATTTAATTCTATCTCTAATTTTGTCTTAAATTAAATGTTATGCAGCAGATCGGACAAGAAATAAAATTGAATGAATAAGTAAAAATATAAGCAGCTGCTAGGCTGGTACAAACAGGGCTGCAACTCTTCTGCACATACAAACATAAGATACAACAAAAACTATACTTTGTACAGACCCTTCCAGTCCTAAGACCTCTATGTGTATGTATACTCAAACATGGAGAAGTGGAGCCCCGCGAACATGTACACTTCCCCGAGTTCTCACCTTAAACCAGACATCAGAATCCCACAATTTCGTATGTTATCTACCTCTGCTTCTGATTTCTATCTTCTAATGGATTCGTTCTTGCCAACGAACGTGCAGTGAAACCAACTGTAGTTGGTCTAATCGACCTCTGTCTCACCATATCGCAGAATTCGGGGTCATCAGAATGACCCTCATGCCTAATCCACTGTATCATTCCATGGAACATAGGGAAAAATCTCATCTGAATCGCATTGTACGAATAATAAGGAATTAAAGTCGATATAACCACAAAGAGTGTGACCACATAGAAAGAAGGCGTAGGTGCAAGAGATTCAACAAAGACTTTATACGCGGTAGTGGAGATACTGGGAGGTATGGCACCGTAAGCCAAGAGGAAAAGGTACCACAATGCGATTCCACCCCAGATAGTTATATGCTGGATTAAAGTGAAGTAACTTATAGCTAAAGCCATTTGGCAATTTACGACCCAAACGACGCACGTATACATTGTTGCTCCAAAAATTTGGTACTCGGCTATCTTCCCGTTTTTCTTGAATGCTGGTAGACTTAGTGCCTCTTTgcagaagaagaaaatgattacTGCACTGCAAACTCCGTTGAGCATCCAACCAATAATACGGCGCCATGTGAAGAGAAGGTTTTGCACGCCTTCTTGGTATAGCAAGGGAAACTGCCATTCGAAGGGGAAAGAAATTATTAGAAACAAGAAAAAGTTCTCTTATTGAGAGGTTATTCAGAGGACGTAAAGATTGACACCTTCAGACAAAATCTAGCAGATACATCCTGGTCAAATACCCCCATCGCGATCACAGGTAATGATGTGAAGAATACGTTGTAGAGGGATAAAAACCAGTCATTGTATGCAGGTTGCCCAGAGAATGAAGTGTAAGCCTCATATAAAAAGACAGTGAAACCGAAAGTGACATTCTTGTAGAAGAAGTAGCAAATCTgtcatataaatcaaataaagtatGATCAAACCATGACCTGGTAAGGCTTATATACTTCCGAGAACAAAAATTATTACTGATATTTTACGTATCATATAGTTAATTAAGTCGAGCATTTACCATTGAAGAGATCCTTCTGTAACACCAGTGTCCATGCACCAAAAGCAACCGTTCGAGAAATCTAAACTGAGCAATGGCAATATCACTCGACATGACCGCCTAATCCATTAAGAATAATATGCAACATTAGGTGAAAGTTGTCctttaatttataaaacatccattataaattaatgaaaaaagtcTTAGTTTCTCCACCTGCATCCCCTCAACACCGCTGATTCCAATTCCAATATCTGCTTCTTGAAGCATTCCCACATCATTCGCCCCGTCACCAATTGCCAGAGTAGTCCTATTGGTTCCTTCTTTGACAAGTCTGGTTACCTGTAAATTTGAAGGCGATTTTTAAGCTTTCTACAAAAATTCTAAAGGTCTTACTACAAAAGAGAAACGATAAACTTACCAGTGCCTTCTGTTTTGGTGAAGATCGGCAGCATATTACAGAAGCACAGACCATTGCAAGTTCAAGAAACGATTTTTTGGCATTATCATCTAAAGCATAGGCAAGAGATTTTCCATCAATAATCAATGCAAATGCCTCAGACCTTGATGCAGCAACTTGGGATTTTCCTTCAGTAATCTGTTTTAGGACACTTTCCTTTGAAGCCTGTGAAGAATGACATTCCAAGCTCAGTATTCGTATAGAAATAAGGTGCTGTTCTCATTTTTTGTTGACCGAAAGTGAACCTCGAAGAGGCCAATACCTTAGCAATTGCATTCTTGTCCCCCACTTTCTCTAGAGCAACTATCTCTGGATTTTCCAAGGTGATAGCAATTTTTTTCATTCCTTGTCTGAGCAAGCTACAGGCATAACTGTAAAGTGGAATCCTTGAGTTAAAAATCGTCCGAAAACTGAAGTCCTTTGAATAAAATGTCTAGAAATTGTGCAAGTAATATACCCAATATTAATGGCGGTTTCAAGTTTATCTCCCGTCAAAACCCAAATTTTTATGCCGGCTTGTGCAAGCTTGTCGATGCACTCAGGAACCTGCATATCAGAATTGTAaattctttatctgtataacgATTTATAAAGAATAACTCAAGATTCCACATCAAAATTTTCCTAGTAGTTTCTAACGTACCCCTAGTTGGAGCTTGTCCTCAACGGCTGTCGCCCCAAGAAGAATCAAATCCTTCTCTATTTCTTCAGTTACTTCATCAATCAATGCATCACGATCTGCACTGACCGAGTTTTTGGCCTCGGAAAATTTTTTATCGAACTCCTCAAACTCTTCTTCATTAAGTTCCCGATACGCAAGTATCAAGGTCCTCAAACCTGCATCCGCGTATTCATTTACATGTTTTATGGTTTCCTCTTCGAACTCCCTTCCGTTTTTTCCAAGCCTCTCAAACATGACACTGTCATTACAAATAATTTTAGAAGCAAATCGTTGCAGTAGACAAGGACGCACTAAGTTAAGAAGACAAAACCTGTCAGCGCCTTTGCAAAGTAATAAAAGCTTTCCCTCTTCATCCCTTACTATAACGGACATCCTCTTCCTTGTACTGTTGAattctataatatttaacaGCTTGTATGACCTGAATCAGAAGAAAATTTGTCAGGAATGTGCGAAGAAACGAGCAAATATAGGAAAGCAAATGTGGTCAATATACTGACCTTTCGACTCTTTTTCCAGATACAAGATCCAGCTCATTTACGGAGACACTCGTCTGTGTCCTTTTGAAGAATTCAAACCCAATTTCTCTAGCTGCGACAACAAAGGCCGCCTCGTCTGGTGATTCAGCTTCATATGTGACATTTCCCCTATGTTCATCAATGTCAGGGATGGCAGTATGACATATTGCCAGTAAGCGAAAGAATTTCTGAATGATATCCGAATAAGGCTCAGTTATCCAATGTCCGTTCATGATCCTATCATCATCAAAGTTGAAACCTTTGACAGTTGATTTTTTCGTGTTACCAAAAGGATCGTCGACTAGCCCTTTTCCATTCACTTTCAAAGGAGACCCTTTTTTCTTAGCCATAGCCTTCTCGACTTCTGTGACGCCATATCCATAAGCTGTACCAGCAACCGAGCACTTAATGAACTCCATGGAATTACAAGTCAATGTTCCTGTCTTATCAGAAAGTATCGTGTCAACTTGGCCTAATTCTTCGTTCAGATTCGAGGTTCGGGCATGGGCTGGTTTATCAGCTTCCTCAAAGTACATATTCACATCTTGATTGATGAACATGCTTTGAAGGACTTTAACAATTTCTATCGACACATATAAAGATATTGGAATTAAGTAGCTGTACAGTAACAAGGCTGTCAAAAAGTGATATATAGCAGCAGCTGGGGCTCGATCTGGATCAAAGAAAATATCGGCACGTTCTGGTTGGAGATACCACCTATAATGTCCACCTTTCAAGTCATTTTTGGTTACAACACCAAAGTAAACCGATCCAATGAAAGCAATCAAGAACAGTACACCGAACAAAAAGTAGATGATCTTATCCATTTTCTTCTCAATTTTACTTCTTTTCGAGGGAGGATCAGTCGAGTTCTGTATAACCTTTGTGTCATGACCGGTGAATATAACAGCTCCATATATGTGGTCTGTGTTTCGAAGCTTTGAGTCTCGGAGTAGAAGCTGTTGAGGAGAAAGAGGATACTGTTGTTCTTGAAACTCCATACTTCCAACAAAACTATACAAATTAGCATTAGGATCTTCACATTTTATTAAAGACCTGAAATTTTTGATGTCCTCATCCTCATTTAAATAAGATGTTACTTCTAATGCTTGTTTGAGTTTTAAATTTGTCTCGCCATCAAGATTCATAGTCTCGACATAGCAGATAGCATCTTCGTAACTCGATGAAAGTAGAAGCAAATCTGCTGGAAAAAATTCATCCTTCTCCACCTTAACTATATCACCGACTTTCAGATTTTTCCATTCGGTATGGTGGAATACTCCGTCACATTTATGTACCTTCACTTTTCTGTTGTTCATCTCTATGTCCTAAAAAATTCATTAACCGATATAACCATCAATCTGAGCtaacaaaaattgaaaagacCAGACAATAAGTGTAAATTTCGTGTCTGTTGATATCAGTTTCCACATAACATGCCAACAGGGAAAAAGACACCAAAAACAGAATGATTATCACAAAACAACTAACAGAAGTGCAAACATTATCATTATATTCTCCTCAAGCTCCGTAAAGATTATTCTGGTTCATTTGATGACAAAAATCTGatagatttattttttgattttattgaCACAGATCACTTTGTCCTCTACtgagaaaaaaatctaaacatcATAAAGTTTCCCAAACAATCTCCAATCACTTCATAAAAGCATAAAACTTATAACCAAGATTGAATCCAACAAACTGAAACTAACCTGTACCAAGAAAATCTAAAATCAGAGTagaattaacaaaatgaatcaTAAAAATACCTGTTGTTTTCGACGCCAATCCTCAATCCCCTCTTTAACCATAGTTGCCCCAATAACTATAATCAAAGGAATTATGGCACTAACAGCAGAATAAGGCGCAAGAGAAGTGAAAGACAATATACCAGTAACAAGAAAGTAAAAATTAGCCACTCTTCTGAACTGTTCAAAGAGAGACTTTGGCAAGAAACTTGCAGCAGTGTACTTTGTTGTCCTAACATAATTTGTCACATAGTTTCTTGAACTGGACTCTAAACCATCAGATTCATTACAAAACACAACTCTTGAAAAACCTGGCCCCCCTATCTGCGAATGGTCATCTTTCGATGGTTCTTTCCCGCGCTTAAACGAGTAGATCTTGCTGAAATTTATCTTCTTTGTTCTACCAGTTCTCATTGTATTTCAGATTCCAAAGAAATCTTGAATCTCCAAACTTGAAGAAATCTCGTTACGCAAGGTCTTGGGGACACCCAAAAGGACGTCAAAATCAAGAAGTTTATCCCAAGTACTAACTTGTCAGCTAACGTTTTGCAGACAGCTCAACCCCAAGAGATCAACTCTAATCCCAGCTGTCAAAAGAACTAAAAAGTCCCTTTTTAAAACAGATTCAGAGCAAAGACGGAAAAAAGACTTCGAATATTGAAAGAAAGAATGGATAAATAAGAGGAAATGAAAGGAATCCCCACTAGATTCACAACACCGTTCACCTCAAAATATCATAGAAAGCTACTAAAACAAGAAAGCCCAGATGCAAGAAAGTGATTAAGGTCCCTAAATTCAGCTGGAACAAACTAAAATACACAACAAGAAAATGACAATTAACTCGGATGATTTATTAACATGTGGTACAAAACAGAAGAATATCAGGAGGAAGAGGAAGGGGGTGAAATATAAGAAGCATTATTCACGATGTTGATCTCTTTTGATGGCCCAAAAGTTTTGAACATTGACTTGGATCCCTCCTCTAGATTTCTCAAGCCTTGACTTTGACAACCGTTGGATTCGTTGCGTTGTTTCAACACGCGCATTGCTTGGAAGAAACTTTCAAAAACCCACCCAACTACCACGATTAAATTAAACCCcccataaacaaaataaaagtttgtctgaaaactggaaaaaaaaaaaaattttgaaaattgcccAAAAAGCAGAAAAAGAatttagaaaaacaaaaaaagaaaaaactatCGAATTGACTCGAAAAAAGGCAAAGAAATTTCGCGGGAAAACAACTTCCAAGAATTGGGTTATAAATTTCTCGGCTTCTGTTTCAGATGAACCGAGTCTTTCTCCCTCCCACTGTGAGAAGAAGCTTCACAGAAAAGTCGAAAGCGGATTGTGTATAACCTTCAACGCATGCAGAAAGATTCAGATATGGTTTTGCATTTtcttgaataattaattaaataataatttttaaaaacaataataaataattataatttttaaaaatcaatattcAGCTTATCTTTCGTTTAGCAGTGGGGGAAAAAAATAGagacaaataaataattacagAGATATTCACGTAGGTCAGAGGTCAGAACTGAAGGGATGCGCCGACAAGGCGGGGAGCCTGCAACGTGTGCCATGACGTCATAGCTGTAAATATTACTAATTATGCCTTGTGCCCCACGGTGTGCAAGATTACAATGGATTTATTTATacatgaaatattaaatatttgagtcgagttaattttattcatgattttGTTTATCTACgttagtcaattttgtgaaaacaaaatattataattgagtCGATTTGCGAGTTTCAACttgattttgtttatatattatttaattttgtaaaaacaaaatcaatataATTGATCCGATTCGCGAGCTTCGATAGAAACATATAATTGTTCGGTCGATATGCGAGTTGGCTCGTCTCATTTTAAACTCCCCTATTGACTTTATTAAAAAGTTAGGCTTATTTTATTGAtgacttaataaaaaaaattattttttccaaattatatcaggctatcaattattatttttttgttcaaaacGTTTTAATATTTGGTtcaacatttattttcttatattatattattgacCTTGTATTTGTGCACTTCTAGAATTTAAGTTAGTTGGAAAAAATTGAATTTGGTAAGgacttaatttttaattttatttttttttagtgaaaaGTAAGGACTAATTCTAGAAGCTGTATTTAATAGTATGCTGGCAATTATATGCCACGACGCATTTTATTATGATGTATTTTCCAATCTACGTGCCACACTTGCGGACGTAATATACATAATTAATTACATATTTGGAGTTTGGACaataaattaatcataaataatataggAATATATTTATTGTCACGTCTGTGTGATTGTACAATTGATCTCTATAATATCTATTTCATATTCGTTCTCGTTTTACGAAAATTATTAACTCAAGTTGCTAAAAAAGTTAATTGTAgctcattataaactcattttaaatatttaatttttatcatgtGAAACAAGAGATATCACATTTATGAAATATGACGAATAACGTCTTGttttacattttctttttataactaatacaaaaatattaaaccttcgaaaattattttcacgaagttgctataatttaataatataaataagaaTGTAAGATAAATGAAGTCTTATTGATAATCATGTAGATCAAGTCTTCGCAgctcattaaataattataattcaaatattttaaattgtacaatAGTTCAATATTATGTATCGATTgcttgtattaaaaaaatatttaggcATATGGAATACCTAATATTTTGTGGAAACAAGAAATATTTCATTCTCCATTTTAATATGCTAATATAACTTGTCTAAAGCTATTGTtttaatcttaaattaaatatttgggcgtcaatttttttcttaaagtaTTGTGTTGTGCAAAAACATCTGGTTTCGAGTTTAGATTAAGTCAAAATGTGATGTTCTTTATGCAATATACATGTAACTCAGtggataaattttttattttctaaacctACCGTTGCAAGTTAGGTCCGTGTTCAAATCTAAACCAgtaaatttgcattttaaaaggaaaaaaaacataaaaataagcTTGATTATTAATAATTTGAGTATTTAGGGGGAAAAAATATACATTCGAGTTGTTGAATATTTAATAGGAAAACGGTAGAAtgaatattttggaaaagaaaataatttgaggtttttataaatttctaaatcaaatttcttattttggtaaataattattttataaattaactgCAATGTTTTGATAAATTAGGAAATAACTAACAACTATGCTACCTTGTCTGGTTTCATAcattcaaaattttagattttcacGACTTCTAGAAAACATTAAATAGAAACTCTAGTTGACTATGAAGCTAATTGAttgcaatatttttttttccatttaaataatataaaacaaataaaatatgtaaataattttcaACTACTATTTTATATATTCGCCTTACTCGTaccaaggcaaaaacttgtgtgagacggtctcacgggtcgtatttgtgagacgaatctcttatttgggttatccatgaaaaagtatcactttttatgctaagagtattactttttattgtgaaaatgAGTAGGGtttacccgtctcacagattaagatccgtgagacggtctcacatgagaacCACTCTCGTACCAATCTATATTTCTAGACTTATTAATGCCCATTTTTTAATGAATANTTGAATTTGGAAAGTTCTCAGTCTTTTAactcatataattttttagcattttaattaaatttatatgaaaAGGCATACTCAATGGATCAAATTAAATGATATTAGCTAGGGATTTAGGAAAAAATAtaacatcattaaaaaaaatgatattatactGTAATTTTGGTCAAATTTTGATTATCAAAAATTGCTATTATGTCTACTTAGTCTTATTTTAGCCTTAATTTTTCGATTGCATGCAAAACCAGACAAAAATCCTATCTTAAGGGTTGATTTTTCATAAAAGAGCGTGTTTGtacaatatttataaaaaaaacctaaAACTTAAGCTACACGTGACTTGtatcaaatttttaatatttcattaatatatataattattaaaatagactatgattattttaaaggacacaaacttaataatatagtatatagtATAAATATGTAGATAATATattgttattatcattattattatttaataatacatCAAATCTTTAGAATAACTACTTTGATATTTTAATAGATTGACAAAAATTctctttattttcaataattgtTTGTCACTTATAATTGACAAAAATtctatttattttcaataattgtTTGTCACTTATAATTATAACTTATCatctttcatatttattttttcaatttataaataattaaaatattaatttatttctagatataacataatttaatcatgCACGCGCTAGTATATTAGAATACTAACAGATTAAAtatcaattatttatatttgattaattttaaacTGCCTTGTCGCATGTTCGTATTTGAactaatttattgatttatcacATAGAAATTTTAATTGGTCGTGAATAATTGAGTAATCGAtcagtttaatttttttcatcacacgttttaaaaatttttcaaTCGTCACATATACAAATACGTTCTTGACCAtgtttactttattttttaattttaaaaaaaaaatgtatttctaAGCAACTcttatttaatatatacactAGTGCACCGACGCACACGTTGCgtgcttgtataatatttttcataattcatttgatttatatttaaatgaggatcaaaatataattataagaaatagtgagggactacattgtaattttgatatataaattaaaaataaaagaataaaaaaatgacttCAATAAGAATTGAACCTATAACCTAAATCCCAAAAAACAATGACTTTATCCGTTGAACTACATATaacttatattaaatttttaacattttattaatatatataattattaaaacagaccatgatatcaaagttagttactctaagtacttcaaacttaataaaatagtataaatATATCACTAGTAATTTTTGGTTCATGATATGTATgtgtatataaaatataattttatgtgaaatatattttttgtgtaaAGCATAAACATGTTGagatatttttttccttctttgcatgttttatttgaatttcatttttcttatatttttcataaaatgaaGAATATCTTTTGAACGTTTATTTTGGAAAGAAAATTTTGACGtgtttaaatacaaaaaataatcgCTAAAAAATCTCCCACtcgataatatattttataatatagatatatttGGATTATTACAAGGTGAGTTGCTAACgagaatttttttaaactatATACATCATTGGATCGAGAGTTTGTTGTTTTACTAAAAACTATAATGGATGATAATTGTGtagttgaaatattttaaataatatgacAACTCAGATGATAAAGTGCAATAGACTATTATAAATGCAGAAACAGTTCACAACACTTGAGTGAAACAGAAAGCAGTACATAGTAAAATAACACAAGGCTTGTCTATGGAAGTTCGAAAGATAATCCCTTCTATGTCTCCCCTTCTCTTGTTTCTAGAATATATCAATAAAGAATTTGATTAATACACTGTTGTACATATCTACTTTAGTAGGACTTATCTTTACATACCGAAACTTTTAGTATTACAACTCAGCATTTAATAAAATCTGGTTCTGGGAAAGACTCTTTCCACATATGACAAATGTTTCACACTTACATAGGATGATATAAAATTGAGTGTGAACAATAATACCGCAAGT harbors:
- the LOC140963849 gene encoding putative phospholipid-transporting ATPase 9; its protein translation is MRTGRTKKINFSKIYSFKRGKEPSKDDHSQIGGPGFSRVVFCNESDGLESSSRNYVTNYVRTTKYTAASFLPKSLFEQFRRVANFYFLVTGILSFTSLAPYSAVSAIIPLIIVIGATMVKEGIEDWRRKQQDIEMNNRKVKVHKCDGVFHHTEWKNLKVGDIVKVEKDEFFPADLLLLSSSYEDAICYVETMNLDGETNLKLKQALEVTSYLNEDEDIKNFRSLIKCEDPNANLYSFVGSMEFQEQQYPLSPQQLLLRDSKLRNTDHIYGAVIFTGHDTKVIQNSTDPPSKRSKIEKKMDKIIYFLFGVLFLIAFIGSVYFGVVTKNDLKGGHYRWYLQPERADIFFDPDRAPAAAIYHFLTALLLYSYLIPISLYVSIEIVKVLQSMFINQDVNMYFEEADKPAHARTSNLNEELGQVDTILSDKTGTLTCNSMEFIKCSVAGTAYGYGVTEVEKAMAKKKGSPLKVNGKGLVDDPFGNTKKSTVKGFNFDDDRIMNGHWITEPYSDIIQKFFRLLAICHTAIPDIDEHRGNVTYEAESPDEAAFVVAAREIGFEFFKRTQTSVSVNELDLVSGKRVERSYKLLNIIEFNSTRKRMSVIVRDEEGKLLLLCKGADSVMFERLGKNGREFEEETIKHVNEYADAGLRTLILAYRELNEEEFEEFDKKFSEAKNSVSADRDALIDEVTEEIEKDLILLGATAVEDKLQLGVPECIDKLAQAGIKIWVLTGDKLETAINIGYACSLLRQGMKKIAITLENPEIVALEKVGDKNAIAKASKESVLKQITEGKSQVAASRSEAFALIIDGKSLAYALDDNAKKSFLELAMVCASVICCRSSPKQKALVTRLVKEGTNRTTLAIGDGANDVGMLQEADIGIGISGVEGMQAVMSSDIAIAQFRFLERLLLVHGHWCYRRISSMICYFFYKNVTFGFTVFLYEAYTSFSGQPAYNDWFLSLYNVFFTSLPVIAMGVFDQDVSARFCLKFPLLYQEGVQNLLFTWRRIIGWMLNGVCSAVIIFFFCKEALSLPAFKKNGKIAEYQIFGATMYTCVVWVVNCQMALAISYFTLIQHITIWGGIALWYLFLLAYGAIPPSISTTAYKVFVESLAPTPSFYVVTLFVVISTLIPYYSYNAIQMRFFPMFHGMIQWIRHEGHSDDPEFCDMVRQRSIRPTTVGFTARSLARTNPLEDRNQKQR